Sequence from the Bacillus sp. es.036 genome:
AAACAAGTGCCAAAAACCTTTCTGGAGGTAATCAACAAAAGGTGGTTATCGCTAAATGGATTGGGATTGGACCGAAAGTATTGATTTTAGATGAACCTACACGTGGTGTTGATGTAGGAGCGAAGCGTGAGATCTATCAATTAATGAATGAGTTAACGGATCGTGGAGTTGCGATTATCATGGTTTCCTCTGAACTACCGGAAGTGCTTGGCATGAGTGATCGAATTCTTGTTTTCCGTGAGGGTCAACTGACCGGTGAGGTATCCAAGAAGGAAGCAACGCAAGAGAAAATAATGACGCTGGCAACAGGAGGTCAAGAAGATGAATAATTCAATGAAAACAAATCATGTTGGTAATGTGATGCAAAAGCTAGGACCACTATTAGGTTTACTTGTGCTTGTTGCAACCGTTTCTATCTTAAATCCAAGTTTTTTAGAACCACTTAATTTATTGAATTTACTTCGACAAGTGGCAATTAATGCGCTTATTGCTTACGGAATGACATTTGTTATTTTAACAGGCGGAATAGATTTATCGGTTGGTTCGATTTTAGCACTCTCAAGTGCACTGATGGCTGGCATGATGGTGTCAGGAATTGACCCGATTTTGGCGATACTCATAGGTTCTTTGCTAGGAGCTGCCATGGGTATGGTGAATGGACTGTTGATTACGAAAGGAAAAATGGCTCCGTTTATCGCAACGCTTGCAACGATGACTTTATTCCGAGGATTAACGCTCGTCTATACAGATGGGAATCCGATTACGGGGCTTGGCGATAGCTATGCTTTCCAGCTTTTCGGAAGAGGCTATTTCCTTGGTATCCCAGTTCCGGCGATCACGATGTTACTATCATTCGCTGTTCTCTGGGTAATTCTTCATAAAACACCGTTCGGGCGTAAAACGTATGCTATCGGTGGAAATGAGAAAGCGGCTCTTATTTCAGGTATTAAAGTGAATCGCATGAAAGTGATGATTTATTCTCTAGCTGGTCTACTTTCAGCTTTAGCAGGAGCAATTCTAACGTCAAGATTGAACTCAGCACAACCAACTGCAGGAACATCGTACGAGCTTGATGCAATCGCGGCAGTTGTGCTTGGCGGAACAAGCCTTTCCGGAGGTCGAGGTTTAATTATTGGAACATTAATCGGTGCACTGATTATTGGTACGTTAAATAACGGATTAAATTTGCTTGGTGTATCTTCTTTCTTCCAGATGGTTGTCAAAGGTGTTGTTATTATCATTGCTGTGTTGATTGATCGTAAAAAAGCAGCTTAGGAGGATTACTATGAAAAAGTTACTGCCATTCCTGCTCAGTTTGTCATTGCTTGTGCTTGGAGCATGTTCGCTTCAGCCGCCTGAATGGGCAAAGCCGAGTCAGGAGACAGATATAGAGGATATTAAAATTGGTTTATCCGTTTCAACGTTAAATAATCCCTTTTTCGTATCGATGAAAGATGGGGTAGAAGCGGAAGCGAAAGAACAAGGCATGGACATTGTTGTCGTAGATGCGCAAAATGATGCGGCAAAGCAAATTAGCGATGTTGAAGATCTGATTCAGCAGGGTGTCGATGTATTATTGATTAATCCAACCGATTCAGCAGCGATTTCAACGGCGGTCCAATCAGCGAATAGCCTGGGTATTCCAGTCGTTACGCTTGACCGCTCTGCCGAGAAAGGCGATGTAGCCACTCTTGTTTCTTCGGATAATGAAAAAGGCGGAGAGATGGCTGGCGAGTTTTTAGTTGAGCAGTTAGGAGAAGGGGCAAAAATAGCTGAGCTTGAAGGAGTACCCGGTGCATCGGCTACTCGTGAACGCGGGAAAGGGTTCCACAACATTGCAGATGAGAAGCTAGATGTTGTTGCAAAACAGACAGCTAATTTCGATCGTACAGAAGGTTTAAATACGATGGAAAACTTGCTTCAAGGTAATCCTGATATCGAAGCGGTATTTGCCCACAATGACGAGATGGCGCTTGGAGCTCTCCAGGCTATTCAAAGTTCGGGGAAAGACATTCTCGTTGTTGGATTCGATGGAAATGAAGATGCGATTAATAGTATTCAAGATGGAAAGCTATCAGCGACTGTTGCACAGCAACCTGAACAAATAGGTTCACTCGCCGTTCAGGCAGGTGTTGATGTATTAAAAGGGAACGAAGTCGATGAAACAATTCCGGTTCCATTAAAGCTAGTAACGGAAGAAACAAAGTAAGGTTAAACGCTCCCACTACTGGGAGCGTTTTGTCGTATAAAAGGAAATGAAAGAGATAAGTCGAATTTAATGGTAGTAGAAAAGAAGGAAGAAGGAGGATGTGGAGATGGAAGCCTGGATTGAAGCAATGTTCTCCGAAACGTACGTGGATGAAGCGATTGTTCGATTTGGTATTCAAGTATCGAATATAAGAAAGCTAGGCGATTTTGAAAACTATGTTTATGAAGTCAAAGAGATTGAAAGGACATGGATCCTTCGTTTTACTCATAGCTCTCACCGTACTCTTGAAGAAATAAAATCCGAACTCCTGTGGGTCAATCAATTAAGCGGTGCAGGCGTTCAAGTGGCACGCGCCTACCCTTCTATAAAGAATGAAATGGTAGAACTAATCTTAACAGAGAAGGGGACGTTTTATGCTTGTTTATTTGAAAGGGTGCCTGGAAATGCGATTAAAGTAAATGACGACTTGTTTGGACCCGCTCTATTCGAAGCATGGGGAAAAGAGATTGGGAAGATGCACCGTTTTTCGATGAAGAACAAGGTTTCATTAATACGAGCGAGATGGGATGAAGGTGACTTGCTTCAGTTCGACCGGTATCTCTCCAAACCTGAAGATGCAAGAATCATAATTGAAGGGAAAAGACTGATCGAAGAAATCCAGACGTTTCATGAAACAGGAAATACGTTTGGTCTCATTCACTCCGATGTCCATCACGGAAACTTTCATTACGATGGCAATGCAATTCATCTATTTGATTTCGACGATGCGATGTATCATTATTATGTGAGTGATCTTGCGATTCCTGTCTATTATGCGGTTTGGCAAAAATGTGGAACCTCGTCTTTTACAGAACGATCGAGCTTTGCTACAGCATTTTTACGTTCCTTTTTGAAAGGGTATCGAGAAGAAGTAAAGGTCTCTTATGAATGGCTTAAAACGCTTCCTTATTTTATTCGATTAAGAGATTTTGAACTCTATACTGTATTTCATAAAAAATACGATGTGACTAAGTTGAATGCAAAAGAGAAAGCCATGTTAGACGGCATCCGTGAACGATTGATTCACTCTGAATTAATTGCAGAGCCTGCATTAGAGGATCGAGAGAAGTGGATTGAAAGCACGTAACGATGTTTTCCAATTACTAAGAAGTGGTAATGTACTTTGTGTAGCTTTTAACAGAAAGGATGATTGAAAGTGGCAAAAGTACAAATTGGAAAATCTGGTTTACAGGCAAACCCAATCGGTTTAGGTACAAACGCCGTGGGTGGACATAATATTTATCCGAATTTAAATGAAGAAACAGGGAAAGATCTTGTAAGAGCAGCAATAGATAATGGTATTAATTTATTGGATACAGCTTATATATACGGACCTGAGCGCTCTGAAGAACTTGTTGGTGAAGTGATCAAAGAACGGGGAAGCCGAGACGATATCGTTCTGGCAACAAAAGGCGCTCATGAATTTAAAGGAGAAGAAGTTGTTTATAACAATTCACCTTCGTTCCTAAAACAATCGGTGGAGAACAGCTTAAAGCGACTTCAAACAGATTACATCGATCTATTCTATATTCATTTTCCAGATGAACATACGAACAAAGCTGAAGCAGTAGGTGCTCTTAAAGAATTGAAAGATCAAGGGAAAATTAAATCGATTGGTGTTTCTAATTTTGATTTAGAGCAGTTAAAAGAAGCAAACAAGGATGGCTATGTGGATGTGCTTCAAAGTCATTACAACTTGTTTCATCGTGATGCTGAGGAAGACCTTCTTCCTTATACTGCGGAACAGGGCATTTCCTTTATCCCATACTTCCCACTTGCTTCTGGACTTCTAGCAGGTAAATATGATGAGAACACGACGTTCGATGATATTCGCTCGAAGGATCCTCTTTTCCAGGGAGAAGCATTTAAAGCAAACCTAAAGAAAGTTGATCAGGTACGAAATATTGCGAACGCAAAAGGTGTTGAGGTTACACACCTTATCCTTGCGTGGTATTTAACGCGTGATAGCATTGATGTGCTTATCCCAGGGGCTAAGCGTCAAGAACAGGTTGTTGATAACTTGAAAACACTTGATGTGAAGTTAACAAGTGAAGAAATCCAGCGTATCGATCAGATTTTCAAGTAAGAGAAGTACAAACCAGAGGATGTTATGTCCTCTGGTTTTTTGTAGGAAATTCTATCTGTTTTGTCCAGGATTATGCGGATATGCCCATCATACATAAAAGGAGGCCTCCAACTTGAAAAAGAGCGTGCTTTTTATTCTTACACTTTCTCTTGTGCTCATTGCAATTCTTCTCATTTTCCTTTTCGAGGATGACCGTGCAGTACGGCCAGGTATGATCATGTCACTCGGTGCGCTTGCGGTCGTTTTTCAGCGCGTCGTCTTGTTACTAGTGAGACGAAAAAGGAAGAAACACAAAAGGAGGTAGTGAATGATAAAAGTAAAAGCACTTGGGCTCCTTTTTAGAGAACAAGAGATGTTAGTTGAAGCTTATTATGGAAAGCATTCAAAAGGATCTGGAAGTTATTATCGTCCACTTGGAGGGAATATAGAATTTGGAGAGCATTCTAAAGTAACAGTAGTAAGAGAATATAAAGAAGAGCTTGGAATTGAAGTGGACGTAAATCAGTACCTATGAAGCGAATGACAAAACAAGATAACTAATCATGTCACTATCATGACGATACTGTCACCTAAATGAAATATCAAATTCAATCCATATTCTTTTAATAAAGTGGAAAGACTACTATAATGAATACTGGGTAGGAAATACGATGTTCCTATCTTAGAATAAAGGGTGAACCTAATGGAACGTAAGTCAAATGAAGCTGAAATTGCGAGTTATGTCGGCAAACTGTTAAGAGATAACTTTGGGAAAGGCCCATCATCGGTTTACGTATCGATACAGGAACCGTATATGACAATATATTTTCGCGATTTTCTGGCACCGATGGAACGAGTACTAGTGGATCAGAAAGAAGATATGCGTGTTGAAGAAACGCGCGATTTGCTGATTCAAGGCTTGTTACCTGAAATTAAAGCATCCATTCGAGTGATGACTGGTATTGAAATCCAGTCATTTTATCATGATTGGTCTCTTCAAAATCGCTCAGGAGTTATTGTTGGTGTCATGAATAACATCAATGAAATGGAAGGTAAAGCACTTCCTGAATATGATAAAAAAGAACGCGTTCATGAGGAAATTATTCGAGTCAGTATGCTTGCGGAAAAAGCACCAGAGAAAGTAGACTCCTGCATGCTAAATGACCGAACGCTCGTCGTGCTTCGGGATGGTATTCTCGTTCGCATAGAGAAAGAGTTAATTCGCGATGGTTTTGAAGAACAATTAAAATTATCGAAAAGACGGCTTGAGAAAAGCTTGCTTCATGATCAACAATTTGAATCGATCCTTTCTACAAAAGTAGAAGATATTTTTGTAGACTGGGATTTTAATCTAGATAAAAGCTATATTACATTAATCCTTAAACCAAACAGATAATAGGTGGAAATAAACTGGGCGATAGAACCAGTTATAAGCCAAAAAGAACCAGACTTCTGGTTCTTTTTGGCTTTTTTATATTTTCTTATCCTTCCAATGCAGCAGAAAACACACTATGAATATAGAATCAGACAAGGAGGAAGATAATGAAATACCTAATCGATCATTCAAAACGCATTATTCATCGCACACCATTTGCTGGTGATCAATGCGAATTTCATACGACACCTATTACAAAGAGAGAGGGCACGCACGATCATCTCTATCTTCAAAAGCTGATTGATAAAGAGTTATATGAAGTGTGTTGTTATTGTAAAGGAAGTATTCAATAATCCCTCGCAAAAGAAGGAAGTCCTCACTAGCGTTGCGAATGTCTTAATGATGTTAGGCGGATAGGAGGTACGTGATGGACCGAAACAGAGCGGGCGTGATCATTATTCAAAATGATCAAATCGCTTTAATAGAGCGAAATCGAAATGATGAAACGTATTATGTTATTCCAGGTGGTGGAATGGAAGAAAGTGAAACACCCCAACAAGCTGCCAAAAGAGAAGCCCTTGAAGAACTAGGAGTAGACGTACGTGTAAAAGCGTTCTATACTTCTTTTCAATTTAATGGAGAACATTTTTACTATACAGCCGAAATCCTTAGTGGTGAATTTGGAAACGGAACCGGTAGCGAGTATCGGTATTCTTCTCATAAACGAGGCACGTATAAAGCGGTTTGGGTACCAGTTTCTGAACTAAACGGATTACGTATCTACCCTGAAGAAGTCATTTCAGTATTGGTGTCTGAGAGGAGTCTTAAACTTACTGAAGCTAATTCTAAGATAGGAAAAAGTTATCAATTAAGCTGGGTAGGGAGTATGTATCCTTATTTAGATGAACCAACCTGTACTGAAGTTGGGAACGTCTCGGTCGGTCGTTTCGGAGGGAACACTTCAGCAGGACAGAATAAGAATGAAGATGGTTGTCTCGTCTGGACTGGAGTAGATTGGGAATTTGCAGTCCTATTAGATGCACATAAATCGGCGAGTAGTGCAGCGCTTATTTTAGATGAAGTTGAGCGATATCACTCGATGCTTACGAACATTCTTATAAAAAAGACGCAAGAAGCAGTGAGTGAATTGCCGAAAGCTGTAGTTGGCCTTTTTCAAAACGCAACATTTAAACAAAAGTGCCGGGAAGTGGAAGGGGAGACGGCCTGTTTAATTGTCGTTCGAAAAAATAAGTATCTATGGTGGTTCTCCGTTGGTGATTGTTTATTGCTTTTGATTCATCCAGAGCTGGAAGCGCTTGGAGAGTCGGTGCAAAATCATCGAAGTTTCTACGAGTGGATCGGGGAAGTGAACACATTTGATACGATTGTCCCATGCTATAGCACAGGCACAAAAGAATTAAGAAAAGGTGATAACCTCATCTTCTTAACGACGGATGGATTACTTGAGTGTCCTCATACTAATTTTCATTTTCCAGATCAAATCGTGGCGCGAATGAAAGGGAAGTGTGTTAAAAAAGATGTCCAACAGTTATTGAAAGAAATAGAGGGTAAGGGTGTAAGAGATAGCACAACCATAGTTGCATGGAAGATTAACATAGTAGAAAATGGCGTAATGCCTAGTGACTTATAATGAAAGAAGACGTCGCATGTGTGCGACGTCTTCTTTTAGAATGAACTGATGATTTGAATGAGATACCCGCCGATGATGCCTATACCAACGATCATCCAGGCTGGGAACTTCCATATTGAGAGTAGAGCGAATAAAATCGCGGCAAGGGCGAAATCTTCTCCTGAATTAATTGCGCTTTTAATAACAGGGTCATAAAAGGCCGCTAATAAAATACCTACCACACTAGCGTTCACGCCAATTAAAACTTTTTGAAATGAAGCCCGCTTTCGTAATTCATTTAGAAATGGGAGGGCAGCTGTAATCAGTAGAAAGGACGGTAAGAATATCGCTATTGTGACGACGATTGCTCCCGTAATGCCTCCTAGCATCGTACCGAGATAGCTTGCGAACGTAAACAGTGGACCTGGAACTGCTTGGGCCATTCCATAACCTGCAAGGAATTGATCGCTTGAAAGAAGACCCTGGGGAACGATTTCTCGTTCAATCATCGGTAGGACGACATGTCCTCCTCCGAATACAAGCGCACCTACTCGAAAGAACGTGTCAAATAAATTGAGAAGCGCATGATCTGTTAAACGGTTAAGAATTGGTAGAACGATTAAGAGCGTACCTAACAAGGCTAGCGAGCTAATACCAACTTTTTTTGATATAGAAACGGGAAAGGGTTTTACGGTTGTTTCTGTTTTGTCGTTAAAAAAACGTAAACCTATTAGCCCAGCTCCTGCGATAACAAGAAGCTGCATCCATGCAGACGGATAGAGTAGCATGATGAGAGCTGCGGCTAAGGCGATTCCAATCCTCGTTCGATCCGGTGTTAATTTCTTACCTAATCCAATAATGGCATGAAGCACGACTGCTGCCGCAACAATTTTTAAGCTATGAATAAATGTCCCATCACCAAGCGAAAAGGTTTGATAAAGCAGGGCAAAGATGACAAGAATGATGATAGAAGGAACTGTGAAGCCAAACCATGATAGAAAGCCACCAAACATCCCACCCCGCATCATACCGATTGCTATTCCAACTTGACTGCTAGCAGGTCCCGGCAAAAATTGACATAGTGCAATGATGTCAGCATACATTTTGTCATCAAGCCACTTCCTTCGATCAACATATTCATCCTTAAAATAAGCAAGATGCGCAACAGGACCTCCAAATGAGGTTAAACCCAGTCGCGTTGATACGAGAAGAATTTCAATAAAGGTTTTGAAAGAGTGTTTACCAGGCATATTGACCCTCCATTAGTCTTTGATTTCTTTAAATAGTTCGTATGCTTTAGATTGTGCTTCTAACAATATTCGATCGCCTTTATCGGTGGTACGGTAATATTTTCGTATCTTTCCATTTACGTTGTTTTCTTCTTTCGAAAGTAAACCATCATTCTCCATATTGTGAAGGATGGGATATAAGGTACCTGAGCTCATTTCATATCCGTGTTCACGAAGTTCTTCTAGCATCCATGAGCCGTAGATCGCTTCTTCCTTAGCATGGTGAAGAATATGAATTTGAATAAAGCCTAGAAAAAGTTTCCTTAGTATTTTATTATCCAAATGCTACCACCTCTTATTATTTGATTTCGATATCGGTTTTCGATATTGCTGATAAGCAAATTTTAACGGGAAAATGATTGAGCCACAAGGGGATGGGAGCGTTTTTTACAAATCCTTAACATGGTCGAAGTTTCACCTTTCAGTGACTCAACCAACCGTTAAGTGAACAAGTTCATAAGCTTAATTTCTTTTAATAGTGCTTTAGTTATAGTAAGATATTGTCTGTTGTTTAAAACGTTTTTGAACGGTAAACCCTAAGTGGAATCAAGATTTAGGGCACAACTGCTAAGGAGAAAAGGAGGAGAATCCATGGAGGAAAAGGAAACGTATGAATTCCTAGCTGATGATCCCAATTTTAATGTTAAACCAGTCATGATCTCGCTTATCATCGGGGCTTTTTTTGCTATCTTAAATGAAACTCTATTAAATATTGCATTAACAACGTTAATGGAGAAGTTTAGCGTCACACCTGCCACTGTCCAATGGATGGCAACCGGCTTCTTGCTAGTAATGGGAATTTTAACACCGGTTTCCGCACTTCTGCTACAGTCCTATACGACGAGACAGATGTTTCTTGGCACAATGACGATTTTTACGATCGGAACCGTTATATGTGCAATCGCGCCGACTTTCGCTATCCTTTTAAGCGGTAGGCTGTTACAAGCGGTGGGTACAGGATTATTAATTCCAATCGTTTTTAACACATTTTTACTCATTTTCCCTCCAGAACGCCGGGGAAGTGTGATGGGAACGATCGGTCTCGTGATTATGTTTGCGCCGGCCATTGGTCCAACCCTTTCAGGCGTGATTGTGGACAACCTTGGTTGGAGATATTTGTTTATTACCGTTATTCCTTTCGCGCTGTTTTCGATTGGATTCGGCTACAAGTTCCTTCGTAATGTTGGTGAGGTAACGAAGCCTAAAGTTGATATTCTTTCGATACTCTTCTCCACATTAGGATTTGGAGGCGTTGTACTTGGATTTAGTTTTGCGGGTGAGGGTGAGGTTGGCTTCTTAGCCCCGCAAGTCTTTTTACCTCTTGTAATTGGGGTTGTTTCCCTGATTATCTTTGTACTTCGTCAGTTGAAATTAAAAGAGCCAATGCTTGATGTACGAGTCTTTAAATATCCGATGTTTACAGTTGCCGTCTTGCTCTTTATTATCATTATAATGGCGATGTTCTCATCTGAAATTATTTTACCGATGTACATGCAGGGTCCACTTGGATTATCGCCACAAACAGCCGGATTGATTCTACTGCCTGGTGCGCTGTTAAATGGCTTAATGTCACCAGTAATGGGGAAGTTATTCGATAAGTTTGGACCAAGGAAATTAATTATTCCTGCTGCTCTTGTATTGACCGGTGTTATGTTCGTGTTTAGTACAGTGAAGGTTGATACATCCATTGTGTTAATTGTTTCCACTTATATTTTGCTCATGCTTTCGATTTCAGCAATCATGATGCCAGCTCAAACGAATGGACTTAATGGACTTCCAAAAAATCTTTATCCACACGGTACGGCTATCATGAATACGCTACAACCTGTTTCAGGAGCAATTGGCGTCTCTGTTTTCATTAGCATTATGACAACACGTCAACAGACTTATCTCGATAATGCTGCTAACCCAGCAGACCCAACAACTATTAGTCAGTCCCTCGTGTCGGGAGTGGAACTTGTCTATCTTGTTGCATTCGGTTTTGCTGCAGCTGGCTTTCTTATTTCATTATTTATTCGTAAAGCAATGCCTGAAGATCGAGCAGGTCAAACTGAATCAAAAGCGGTTAATGACTAACGAAAAAAGCGTCTCACAGCGAGGCGCTTTTTTGTTGTCACAATTTCGTAAATGAAATCATGACTTTATGCTTTTATAAAGAAAAGCTAAATGTAATATACTTGAAACGATTGAAACAAAAGCTGGGAGTAAACCAAATATAAAGAAACAAATGGTAGTACCTTTCTAATTATTGTTATTTTTTTACCGATATTTCACTGCTCTTTAACAGAAGAGTTACGAATCAGTTGGGTACGTTACTGCTGTATTAAAAGAACGTTTTCATTGAAGGGAAATGAACTGCAAGCAATTGTAATGGAATTTGACATTAAATTTTTTAGGGAGTATTATACTCAAGTATTAGGATTTAAAAAAAATTAACATTTTTACATTTAAAATATATTCAACACATTATGTAATTCTACAAGGAGGTCTTCAACTGGCATGCGAAATAAATTAAGCAGTCAGATTAATAAGCCATGGGCGTT
This genomic interval carries:
- a CDS encoding MDR family MFS transporter yields the protein MEEKETYEFLADDPNFNVKPVMISLIIGAFFAILNETLLNIALTTLMEKFSVTPATVQWMATGFLLVMGILTPVSALLLQSYTTRQMFLGTMTIFTIGTVICAIAPTFAILLSGRLLQAVGTGLLIPIVFNTFLLIFPPERRGSVMGTIGLVIMFAPAIGPTLSGVIVDNLGWRYLFITVIPFALFSIGFGYKFLRNVGEVTKPKVDILSILFSTLGFGGVVLGFSFAGEGEVGFLAPQVFLPLVIGVVSLIIFVLRQLKLKEPMLDVRVFKYPMFTVAVLLFIIIIMAMFSSEIILPMYMQGPLGLSPQTAGLILLPGALLNGLMSPVMGKLFDKFGPRKLIIPAALVLTGVMFVFSTVKVDTSIVLIVSTYILLMLSISAIMMPAQTNGLNGLPKNLYPHGTAIMNTLQPVSGAIGVSVFISIMTTRQQTYLDNAANPADPTTISQSLVSGVELVYLVAFGFAAAGFLISLFIRKAMPEDRAGQTESKAVND
- a CDS encoding NUDIX domain-containing protein, producing MIKVKALGLLFREQEMLVEAYYGKHSKGSGSYYRPLGGNIEFGEHSKVTVVREYKEELGIEVDVNQYL
- the rbsB gene encoding ribose ABC transporter substrate-binding protein RbsB; translated protein: MKKLLPFLLSLSLLVLGACSLQPPEWAKPSQETDIEDIKIGLSVSTLNNPFFVSMKDGVEAEAKEQGMDIVVVDAQNDAAKQISDVEDLIQQGVDVLLINPTDSAAISTAVQSANSLGIPVVTLDRSAEKGDVATLVSSDNEKGGEMAGEFLVEQLGEGAKIAELEGVPGASATRERGKGFHNIADEKLDVVAKQTANFDRTEGLNTMENLLQGNPDIEAVFAHNDEMALGALQAIQSSGKDILVVGFDGNEDAINSIQDGKLSATVAQQPEQIGSLAVQAGVDVLKGNEVDETIPVPLKLVTEETK
- the chrA gene encoding chromate efflux transporter, with amino-acid sequence MPGKHSFKTFIEILLVSTRLGLTSFGGPVAHLAYFKDEYVDRRKWLDDKMYADIIALCQFLPGPASSQVGIAIGMMRGGMFGGFLSWFGFTVPSIIILVIFALLYQTFSLGDGTFIHSLKIVAAAVVLHAIIGLGKKLTPDRTRIGIALAAALIMLLYPSAWMQLLVIAGAGLIGLRFFNDKTETTVKPFPVSISKKVGISSLALLGTLLIVLPILNRLTDHALLNLFDTFFRVGALVFGGGHVVLPMIEREIVPQGLLSSDQFLAGYGMAQAVPGPLFTFASYLGTMLGGITGAIVVTIAIFLPSFLLITAALPFLNELRKRASFQKVLIGVNASVVGILLAAFYDPVIKSAINSGEDFALAAILFALLSIWKFPAWMIVGIGIIGGYLIQIISSF
- a CDS encoding PadR family transcriptional regulator, producing the protein MDNKILRKLFLGFIQIHILHHAKEEAIYGSWMLEELREHGYEMSSGTLYPILHNMENDGLLSKEENNVNGKIRKYYRTTDKGDRILLEAQSKAYELFKEIKD
- a CDS encoding protein phosphatase 2C domain-containing protein, producing MDRNRAGVIIIQNDQIALIERNRNDETYYVIPGGGMEESETPQQAAKREALEELGVDVRVKAFYTSFQFNGEHFYYTAEILSGEFGNGTGSEYRYSSHKRGTYKAVWVPVSELNGLRIYPEEVISVLVSERSLKLTEANSKIGKSYQLSWVGSMYPYLDEPTCTEVGNVSVGRFGGNTSAGQNKNEDGCLVWTGVDWEFAVLLDAHKSASSAALILDEVERYHSMLTNILIKKTQEAVSELPKAVVGLFQNATFKQKCREVEGETACLIVVRKNKYLWWFSVGDCLLLLIHPELEALGESVQNHRSFYEWIGEVNTFDTIVPCYSTGTKELRKGDNLIFLTTDGLLECPHTNFHFPDQIVARMKGKCVKKDVQQLLKEIEGKGVRDSTTIVAWKINIVENGVMPSDL
- a CDS encoding aldo/keto reductase, whose translation is MAKVQIGKSGLQANPIGLGTNAVGGHNIYPNLNEETGKDLVRAAIDNGINLLDTAYIYGPERSEELVGEVIKERGSRDDIVLATKGAHEFKGEEVVYNNSPSFLKQSVENSLKRLQTDYIDLFYIHFPDEHTNKAEAVGALKELKDQGKIKSIGVSNFDLEQLKEANKDGYVDVLQSHYNLFHRDAEEDLLPYTAEQGISFIPYFPLASGLLAGKYDENTTFDDIRSKDPLFQGEAFKANLKKVDQVRNIANAKGVEVTHLILAWYLTRDSIDVLIPGAKRQEQVVDNLKTLDVKLTSEEIQRIDQIFK
- the rbsC gene encoding ribose ABC transporter permease RbsC — protein: MNNSMKTNHVGNVMQKLGPLLGLLVLVATVSILNPSFLEPLNLLNLLRQVAINALIAYGMTFVILTGGIDLSVGSILALSSALMAGMMVSGIDPILAILIGSLLGAAMGMVNGLLITKGKMAPFIATLATMTLFRGLTLVYTDGNPITGLGDSYAFQLFGRGYFLGIPVPAITMLLSFAVLWVILHKTPFGRKTYAIGGNEKAALISGIKVNRMKVMIYSLAGLLSALAGAILTSRLNSAQPTAGTSYELDAIAAVVLGGTSLSGGRGLIIGTLIGALIIGTLNNGLNLLGVSSFFQMVVKGVVIIIAVLIDRKKAA
- a CDS encoding phosphotransferase enzyme family protein yields the protein MEAWIEAMFSETYVDEAIVRFGIQVSNIRKLGDFENYVYEVKEIERTWILRFTHSSHRTLEEIKSELLWVNQLSGAGVQVARAYPSIKNEMVELILTEKGTFYACLFERVPGNAIKVNDDLFGPALFEAWGKEIGKMHRFSMKNKVSLIRARWDEGDLLQFDRYLSKPEDARIIIEGKRLIEEIQTFHETGNTFGLIHSDVHHGNFHYDGNAIHLFDFDDAMYHYYVSDLAIPVYYAVWQKCGTSSFTERSSFATAFLRSFLKGYREEVKVSYEWLKTLPYFIRLRDFELYTVFHKKYDVTKLNAKEKAMLDGIRERLIHSELIAEPALEDREKWIEST
- a CDS encoding Na-translocating system protein MpsC family protein encodes the protein MERKSNEAEIASYVGKLLRDNFGKGPSSVYVSIQEPYMTIYFRDFLAPMERVLVDQKEDMRVEETRDLLIQGLLPEIKASIRVMTGIEIQSFYHDWSLQNRSGVIVGVMNNINEMEGKALPEYDKKERVHEEIIRVSMLAEKAPEKVDSCMLNDRTLVVLRDGILVRIEKELIRDGFEEQLKLSKRRLEKSLLHDQQFESILSTKVEDIFVDWDFNLDKSYITLILKPNR